The Rhipicephalus sanguineus isolate Rsan-2018 chromosome 4, BIME_Rsan_1.4, whole genome shotgun sequence DNA window CAGCATTCGCATCCCCGGAAACATATGCTCCTCGTCTTGAAGGGGAACGCGTTACTGCTTATTGCGCACGTTATCCGAGTGAAACCTCGTTTTCTGTTTCGATTGTTCCGTCACTATGACATTTACTTACtagtactgcttttttttttttttcattcaaccaCGAAACGAAACTGATAGCAATTGTTCTATAAGACGTTTCCGGTTcgggggaaaaacaaaacaaaatgtacgcTGCGTCGTGTTGGAATAAGTTGCGCGCAGCAAGCACACTGTTAATGCGGATCTTGCGACCGGTCAATGAATTACACAATTATGGCTTTAAGCGGGTGCTTGGCTGCGCCCTCTTTATTGTCCGACGCAAAACTTTAATTCATTAGTTAACTGATCAGCTGTTGCCGACAGTCTTTCGGTACTTGTCTGGCGAGTGTTTCGCTACGATATCGCTTCGCCAGTGGACAGGTCCTTGCAGTCGTTAAACCTTTGCGCCTAGCAACTAGCCGGCTTAAGTTAATGAACTTGTGTTAAAATGAAGTGATAATCATTGTAAGCCCCAAATTCATGACAGACCAGTATCAGTGGAAACATTTTATGCTCATTTTCGTTATAtccggcacacacacacacacgatataTATGTCCCGTTCATAAGCTTGGATGCGATACGAAGTACTGTGCTTAAGCCAGCAACTCTGAATGGACTGCCAAAAAGCATCCTGGAATTGTTTCGTCAAAGGAAATTCATGGCAGCAGCTAACCAGAGCCATCCTAGTTCAGTAATCTTGAGAATGAAAGAGTACTGAATGCGACTCTTTCTCGTTCGTCAAGAATAGGTTGCAAGTTCTGTGAACTTTTCGCAGTACTGTGTTGGCTTGTAGTCATCGGCCTAAATCAATTACGTGGTCTTTCCATGTTAAAAAATAGAAAATTTCAGTCCCTGTGCATGAGAACATGTCCATATCCACTGCAGAGACGTTGCAGTGACGCAACATGCTCTACGTCACCAGTGGCTGCTACCATGTACGTGTGCGCCTTTGTTCAGCCCACAAGTACAAACATTATTCCCGAGTGTGCCGTGTCGCAGCTTTCTACAGAACAGCTGCTGCGTAGATGAAGCTAAACGCACTGTCTTCAGATTTTCAGCTGTGCCCAGTGCCTGCAGTCATGAACAATCCTTGTGCTTATGCACATGACCTTTTAGCAGGCAGCATGCATGCATCTACTTTGGTACAAGTTTGACAACAGCACTTTTTGTACCGCTGATTTCATATGCAGCTGAAGCATGCGAGTGTATGAGTGCATTTCGTTTGAGTAGTACGACCATGATTCATCCTATACAGCAAGCGCTTGTGAGAGTATCTGTGTCGGCTGAAAGGTGCTGTGGAGAGAGGGCAGCATTCCAATAAGTGAGCACTCAGTCATCAAGCAGTCTGCGTCAGTGAAGGCGGCAGTGTCTACGTCTGTTGTTTTCTCAACCCTGTATAGAAAATATGTGGATGCCACGTCTACACTTCCTTTCCTAACGTACAGTTTATTGCTCGCATTTTAATGTCAAACAGAATTGGCAGTTGTTTATTTATAAGTGTTCCTTAAATAACCCCTCAACTGTTTTAATGTTTTAAGAAGTTTTTTCCTTCAAATGGTTATTTTTTTTACTGTTGGtatcgaatttttttttctaaaaagcaaggttttgctgttaataaaaaaaattgaaatagcTGCAAAGTCATATCACCTTAATGGAGTTCATTGTTTATTACTCATAAAAAAATGCCACCTACCTTTTAATAATTTTCCAAACAATTTTGGAATAATAATTCCAAACAATGCAAAAATCAGAATGCTGTCAAATTTTCAGCATTCTGAGAATGGTTTTATCACTCTAACAATGACGAAAAGCCTTTCCGTCAAGCAGACGAGCTAGGCTCAACCAAAAtggtttggggacagtttggtaAGGACGAGCAATACAGTGAAGGTTTTAAGCCTATTTTCGTGTCTAGTAGAAACGGCTGTCATGGTTACTTGGTGCATTCATTACTTTTTCAGACATGCTGTTGTTAGTTTGTCTTTTTTGcataactgtaaaaaaaaaaaggtttttctcAGTAAGACATGATAGTCTGAAAATTTCATCTGATAGTTTACAAAGGGCAACTGTACAAaccttaaaggagcagtgacatcaagTTTACACACGTCAATATTTTTGCATCCACATGTAGCTATCGACCCCCTAGTAGTGATTCGCAACTCAAAATGCAACGGTGGTATGAATAACTATCTGTTATGTTAGTTAATATGACCAGTATCGACTGCAATTCAAAATTAGTGGCAAGCCCGCCTGTTTGTAGCTCTGGCAGCGCTGCCTCGTTGTCACCCTGCAGACCGTGCCCCAGCTGATCACGTGGCCACAGAAGGAAGTGACATGAAGTTCAgctgacatttcgtctgctaggcacaCATGTGCTGTCATGTCGTTgacaccagcatcgccgtcgtcattGTCAACAGTGTTAAATATTGAAGACAATATTCTGGCATTGCGAATCACCCCAATTCACATCGTCGCGACTTATTTTTGCATTGACCCTTTGCTAAGCAGCGATTCAGAAATGGGCGATTTCCAAGCAGCAGCGAAGAAGTGCCTTGGGACGCATgcttgggccatgctcgctggtATGTTGCAAATAgctatattagagaattttagcgtatACGGCATTCTAGTAACGCAAAGGGGTTTATGAAATGTTGGGTTATCGGTTGATGATATTGACACCTTGTGATGCTTTCGACAACCACAATGATGCATACATTTCTTTTGCCGAGTGTCCGGGACGACAAAAAGTTTAACAAGGCAACACATTTGGAATTATGCCGCTGCTGCGAATGTACGCCAGCCGGGAGGTAGAACAcgttaggtttctacaataacaattctgtgcttgccagatTCTTCTTTGCACCACCAGATGGCCCCATCTATCTGGCCTCTTCACGTTTACTATGGTAATCCAGTGTTACGCTAACACAAGGAAGTCTATGGACGGACTAAAATTCTCTATTAACGCTCTTTGCGTATTACTTATTGGGAATGATATTTCTCTATACTCTACTTTTCTTTACTAGCTctactttgatagcttgtggtcatGTTGGCGTGTATCGTACGCGTAATGAAATGACACACTATTTCCGTGCTGTAAAGAACACAACTGCAGCTCACAGCAGTTCCCCAACATGCTGATTGACAAGCACAAGACAAATCTTTCGAAGCTGCGCAACGAAGATCAGGAGTGAGGAGGAGCCACTAAGAGTGAGAGCGTTTCTAGGCGTCTGCGCCAGATGCCACCACAATAAGAACTCTCAGACCATCGACATCGTTACTAGCGCATCATCAGGACGGTATGGGTCACACCGAACATGTCACAGTAATGTCAATGTCGGAAGGTGCTGAATGCCCTGTTGAACTTTCGTACACTGTTTGCCCTCAAAATAAAGTAACTTCCAGTTGACAGATACCATTAAAAAGTGGCCAAAAAGACATGCATAACCAGCAATCGAATGAACGGCACATCTCAAGCTTGAAATGTTATGTCTATGCCCCTTTAATCCTGTTACCTAGCCATTGTGTGTGACTGATCTTTCTTCTTTGATGGTTCCGGCTTCATTGAAAAGAGCAGCTTCGAAATGTTGTCACGGGTTCAATCCCAGCTacggcggttgcattttgatggaggcaaaatgctagaagcgcatgtactgtgcgatgtcagtccacgttaaagaacaccacatagtCTAAATTTCCGGCGCTTTCCACTAtgacgtgcctcacaatcatggtGGTTTTTGCATGTAAAACCCCGGAAATTATTATTTAGGGTGAATGTTACTTACAAGCAATGATGAGTCATATGATTCAGCTCATTGCACTTAAAATTTCTAGCTCTGGGAACTCCACTAATGCATGATATTTTGTACTTTTCACTGCAGTGAGCGTAGAGAACACAGTCTTAGACTTTTATTTGTTTTGAGAAAACTATAGCTGCTTATGCAACGCTATATATGTTTCCATTGAATGCAGGGATTAAATCATGGACGTAGCTTTTATAAAAACACACATTATGTTTAGTAAATAAggaaatttttttaaatgcaagATTTCCTGCACATTTCTGTGAAATCACTTGGGTTAGGATGAAAGGCCAACTAGATTTCATTATTTATTcatgggtgccgccattttggTCTATTACGCAAATGATTTTCCAGTGTTGTGTGTCGTGACATCAAATTAAACAGGTTGTAAAACATTGGACACATCCATACAGCAGTTTCAAGGGTACGAGCCTACTATAGTATTGTTCAATTACTGTTCACCGATACAAATGGCAACGTTAACATTAAGCCCAAGTTGGCAGCAACTAAGCGCATCTGAAAATAGTCTATATCCCGTCGAGCGATCTTACTGAAGCTGCAGGACAGGTTATTGTCAGTTCTTGATTAATGGCCTTTAGGGACCTTCTGGGCAGACAATGCAATTTCTTCGTGGTTAGCAGACGTGGCACAAACGCAATACTGCAACCTTGGAGACCTTTAATGTGCCATGGGCACATTTTCTGCGGAGACGTGCATCCATTCATATTTGAAACACTAACTTTGCACAGAAAGCACTCTTTCCTGTACTGCCTGAAAACAGGCTTTTTGTGTTGTTTGAAATTTGATGGCAGTTGGCATTTATAATGAGCAGAGGTTGCAAGGCTTCAGATACAGTGGTTAGTTAAAAATTATCTGTACTTCAGTCGTCTTGGTAACTTTTGTTAAGAAGGGTCTTTTATGCGCTTTGAGTACAAGGTCTCTGCTTCCACTGTCATATCTGTGTAGGTTAGACCGTGCTACGTTGATCCTGCTGTAGCAGTGATGAAAAAGATTAACTCTAACCCAGTTCTGTCTCGCACGAAACGGAAGCAGTCTGGAGCAATTATTTTTACTTTCAGGTCAGACAGGCGTGTCCGATAACCTTCATGAAGGTTCGGTGCACTGTCTGGGAAAACAAGTTGCTTGTCAAAAATGAGTGCCTTTTGAATTTATGCGGTACTTTATGTCGGAGAATACAAACTCCTGTCACCAAGGTTCTGTGTGGGTGTCTGTGACAGTTGACAACATTCAGTGCACACAGCCCGTTTCTGTTGAGAATTTTGACGTCTTGACAGATGTGTAAACTTAAAAAGCACCTGGATTGAAGATGGACATATTTATGACCTTTATTTTTTCATGGAAACGCGTTGCATGCATTTCTTAATGAGAATGCAGATAACTTGTTTGCCCTCGTAATTAACTTCTAGTAATGTGCACCTGCTTAAACCATGTTTTTAACAACTAGCTCTCAGGATTTAGTTTACAGCTAGTTCAGTGCAACCTTATGTTTGTGTGTGATTAGCTCAGTTCAACCCCTTTGATCTCTACTCACTGAATTTTGTAGAAACATGTAACACTTTGCAATAAATATTGCTGTTTTAAACGTTTATGGCATGCCGCATTGCAAACTAACCCCTTGATGTTCAATGTTGTACAGCCCTAAACTGCATTTGCTCGAAGCTGTAAAGTAGGAGAGCTTATGAGTTAGTGAGATGAAAAGTACCGAGTATGGAAATAGGTGGAAGAGAACGTCTCACTGCCCCTTGTTACTCATTATAGGGTGCAGATGCTTGGGTCACTTGCCTTGTGATAATGAAACCACAACTGGGTGCTTGCTGCTGGCTCAGATTTTGCTTTGTTGTCCTTTGCAGACATATGGCACCAGTAAAACATTGAAAAGTGGGCAGTTTGTACGCATTGAAACAGAGGACTCTTTGGTGCTCTGAGCAGATGAGTTTCAATTCCATCATagaaaacagtgcaaaaaaatgGAGGCATGGAGAGGACCACATGTACACAGCACATAATGCAAAAAATAGTGATGCTGCCAAGTGAAGGGCatacgtcccccccccctcccccccttccatTTTGGAGAATGCTTGTGATGCTcagtgaactctcacttgagGGAACTTAAGGGACCCaaagaaatagttcacttaactgaaagttaaCTCAACTGAACATTCACTAGAATacggaacagcattgggcacagcagatgtCAAGtcaagtgtgaaatgcaatttattttttaaagaatTCTGTAAGCAAAAATATGCCATGTATGTTAAATGTTCTTGTAAAAGGCTGCCGTTGCCCTTAGAAGCGAGATTCTCTTGATAGGCAGCCTCattgattctcgaataggcagcgcacaaaagggcaacgaacacgtacacaaaaaagacgcaaacacaagcgctgtgtttgcgtctttttttgtgtacgtgttcgttgcccttttgtgcgctgcctattcgagaatcatggctcaccaactagcccatcagtaaaTTTTAAGCCTCATTGAGAATGTTTTGTTGCAAAGGATGTGACAAATCAGAaaaactgctttcctttttttaatacTAGAATACATCTTATTGCAAGGCATTATGTTTGCATTCTTAACTGTATATTATTTGAATAACTCACCCTGTTCACTCATTGGGGCAGTGTAAGTATAAGTGCATTGACTCGCTTCTCATATTATGAGGTAGTGGTATTTGTAGCTTTGCAGCTATTGACTCCTGTTCTGTAAAGAGTCCACATGTGAACGTAGTGTAAGCAAAATATTTCTTAGACATCAGTTTGAACTTTAGTTGATTGTTAGTATTGCGCTTATTGTAAATTGTTCGTACTAGCGCCATATTACACATATAAGTAAATGCATATGTAACATACACTACACTGGTGTAGCCAGGGAAGGTTCAAATCCCCTCCCCCCACAATTTTAAAATTTTGAATCTttgtatatacacgcatacatacaaatgcatgcacgatATACATATAAActaaggttgaaccccccccatgaaaaaacttctggctacgcccttgatacACAATGCTAAGTTTAGCATCGATGATCTTTCTTGTGTATGCGTGTTTGCTTTGAATGTGTAAATGTTGTATACTGCTCCCAGCCTAAGTCACAAGATAAGGTACTGTTCTCAGAAACGGCGTTTGTTCTCTTTTCAGGTAGCAGGTTGCAGGTTGCACCAAACCAGAGTTCCTCCTAGACGCAAGTGCCGCTAAGGTATCTGCAAGCATGGACGACGGATTCGATCCATGCGAGTGCATCTTCAGCCATGATGCCGCCATGCAGCGACTCATCTCATTGGTGAGCGATCGCACCTCATGTTGCAAAGGCGTTGATGTAAAGCCGTAACGTCGGCttcattttattgcaatagcaattatacgggCACTAAAGGTGTGCTGTTGCAGCAATGCTGCAGCATCAATGTTGCATGCATAGCTCGTGCTCATGGGTTTTGAAGGTCTCCACACGTGCAACGCGCAGTTCATTTGGCCACCAGAACAACCTAGCCAAGCAGATCCCCCAGTGACCTCGTTATAGGCGTGTTTGGCATTCCGCAGAATGACCATTCAACACACACACATTAGCATTCCTGCTAATTGGCTGTACGCATTCCACACTATGCTACATACATTCGTCTAAGTGGAATGGGCAGGAAATGTCGACGTTTAGTTAAAAACATTGCATCCTTTTAGTGGGTGTTGACAAATGCGGATGGTTTTCTATGTTTTCTATCAATCCTGGTCTCGAGCACGATGCAATGTTTATGGCACTGCTGGTGGCAGTCCTCCTGATGCCAGCTTCGTGAGATGCCTAGTCACTGCCAGGGCACTGCGTGTGCTGCAGTGCAGTGGTTGCCTTGCATGCTATCTGAGAGCAAGGTGTCATTCCCTCATATTTTCTGAGTGTTGATTATCAAAGAAGCCCAAGTGCGAAAGTAAACCTCGTTATCACTTTTTGTGCGATGCTTTTCTTTTTATAGCAGTATCATGTTTTGTTGAAACATCCAAAGTTGATGAGAGTGCTTGCAGACGAGTAATGTAGTAAACAAGACGCATCTTCTTCACTAAGTTGCCTCATTACAGAAAATGGGATGGCTGTAACACCTTAGTAGTGTCAACATCGCACAGCTTGTCTTGTCTATCATGCCTGATCCATTGCCTGTCAAAGCCAGGTTCATCCATCAAAACACGTGTCAGTTTTTGAAGCTTCCTTGTGGATGACCCTATCAATGTCGGCACTCTTTTTCAAGTGGCATTTATCTGTGTACGCTTATCCTCTGTAGTATTTCTGTTCGGATACGCAGACAACACAAACTGTCTCTACCTTGATACCTCATGTCATGCTAATTATTGTATTATTTGTTTGGAACCTGCTTCGACTGACTCGTTATTTCTTCGTTTTGCAGCTGCGGAGCTCTCAGTCCGCCTGCACGGACTCTGAATGCCTACAAGACAGTAAGTAGcctcgatctttttttttcttttgtcgccTTTTGCAAGAGACTTTAAAAACAATTCTATACCATAGTCCTCCCATTTGCtcccaaaaaaaaagcaaatacagTCTCCCGCCATTGTGTCAAGATCTTACACCCCTTTCTAACACTCTTTTGTCCAGAAGCAAGAGCAGAAATTTAAAATTTATTATCTGCCACAGATTATAGTTTACCCGACAAAATTGGTAAAGTGCTGGCGGTATCTGTTACAATAACttctgcagcagcataacatgatGGCTAGTGTGCTACAGGAACCTGACTCGGTTGCTTTCTGTTGAGGTCTTTTAACTGTCTTTCATTGTGCAATGTGGTGGCAGAGAAGGGTGGCCATGCATAAAGTAATGATTTTTTGAGCACATCCAAATCCAAGGTGGTGTATCATTGCTATGTATAAGGTCCTTGGTCCTTTTGTAGCACGTAGGGATGCAGGCTGCCATGCGCATCTCTCTGTGTTGTGGCCTGTTATGCGACTCAAAACAGAGATACTTGTGGTGGCACCTAGCATTCGGTTTGTGCACTGCTTAAGACAGTATGTACATGCCAAAAAGAACCTGTGCAGTTTTCTGAAAACCATCAGATCAATATCCTACATAAAAGCCTGGTCGTAACTTGTTATGAAATCTATAGAAagtgccttaaaggggtcatgaagcaccccttgggctgattgaaaaaacacatcctgcggaaagctgacacggctatgaactgctctgccaaatattacagtcgtgcgcgccgcgtaatggccacaagcggagcgcgaagttgccatttccccaggcaccctcttttcaaacagaggccggttctcactctcgccggtgggcggggcgtctgtccgctgtacgtcgcaagagacatagcatgcttattggccgatagccgacgtaaatcgagagcggcgttcggatcagatgcgcttcttgccgcggggtgccgccacttgccggcgccgcactcctcagtacacggtagccgcactcgcgcaagcgaatcccagcgggagagcgatcgcgtttcatgacgcgcgctggcgtaacttctttcccccatgccatccctccctgtctagcttccagtgcactcgtcggcacgagaaaagagagaaagcgctgggagcgtgcgccaaacccccgtaactccgctgattcttgacggattcgagaaatttttgcggcaatcgattcgggaggcagtacactccgatactgaggccattagatcattacttggaaaagtggttcatgacccctttaattaaaGTCGGTAATTGCATGACACACAATATAAATATCTCTGTGTTTATCTAACTTCTACCTTTTCATGGTCAACTCACATCGAATACATTTGCGCAAATGCTTCGAGATCATTGGGCTACATACGCCGTAAGTTACATCATTCTACTAACGATATTCGTAAACTAGCTTACCTAACATTTGTACAACCTCAGCTTGAGTACACAGCATCCATTTGGTCTCCCCATCAGAAATATCTAATCGAAAAACTCGAATCCGTACAAAATAGGGCTGCACGTTTCATTTCACGTTCTTATGACTATAACACAAGCATTACACAAATTAAGCTCTACTTATCACTTCATCCTTTGCATAATCGTCAGGATATCGCCCTTCTATCATTGTTTCATAAATACATCTATAACACAGCATCATCATTTTTGCAACTTGAAACTCCACAATATAGGTCACAACATTTGTACAATCAGTTTAATTTCATGCACATTTACGGGAAGACTAATTCATTTAACTATTCCGCTCTTCCAAGAGCCATTCGCCTGTGGAATGACCTTCCTAACAACATAGCTTCCAtaagtaatacccctgtcacgctggacgttttaatgtcattcgaatggaatgacattcgcacctaatgacattatgcggctgctacacagtgatatttaatCTCATTAGAAACGAATGACTTAagcaatcgaatgagttcgaaaaacacattcgctgtcgaagtcgaaccgaatgtatagtctctacaccagagactacttaaaatgtgtcaTTTAGTATTCTCAATTCGACACGCATTCGCGCGAACATGCaataatgtttcttttttaaaggcgtctgtgattttattgagcacaggtgtacggaaggctgtcgcaaaatgtttttactctccactTCAGTGGCATCTGGCCGCCGCcactgtcggccataatgtaaacaaacagacgcctgtgtgcatgtgtatctgcagcgatggaatgaactccacgagcgcactggaccGAGGTGGAAATGTctgctctcataaggctatgagaagacaattgtgcgcagtttcgttgaaagctgttttcccgcatggacgtgtgcgagaccgcgttttgaaagcgaacaaacgcAGAGCGCTCTGAGTTTCTGTCAAATctcttcttctggcttatgcgcgttccttgcaacgctaagtacaaagcaactaaatgttttacttgctgcagcttagcgtcgtcgttcagcggtactacagtgcctagaatagcggtactgccatgtcagccattctatcggctgtggctactggctaagcgtcgtcttggcttatggtggccagatatccTGCGATATGAAATTTTTATCCGCGTTTATCTACCGATGCGACTTCCCAcatgccttttaaaataaagaacttcgctttcatgccactctacatttacctCCCTCAACGtttccagccatttttttctgaattatcgacattgatatcatgaacgaatgacattactttttcctgtgtagcaccgccacggatcgaatggcattcgttgcgccaaatgacattcgaacctaatgacattaacacttccagtgtgacaggggtataaccaAGATAACTTCAAGCATCTACTTACCACACATTTGTTAAAATAATGCTTTATACCATACCTATTACATTGTCCTTTTCATAGCCTTATTGTTATTTGTGAGCAATTTTACATTAAATGTTTTTTTGTAGTAGCAGAGTTATGTCGCGTTCGTTCCTTATATTGCTCGTATTTTCATGTGCCACATTTTGTTGTGTATATGCGCTGTCGTGATTGAAAGTGTATTTTTTCCTTGTATCTCTTTATTGTATAACGCAATGCTCACTACGTTCCCGCATATGTTTctgtaatatattttttttctcttcttatgtatttcttgagtatttatacgcgttcattttgtacactgttcaaacgtaatatttcttttttttggatTGCCCCCCTTACGCAACGCCTCCAGGGGCCTGcaaggtacttttaaataaataaataattaatattAATTGAACACTGACTTCATTGAGAAACACTTTATGCATTCAGCAAGGACATTGTAAGAATATAGGTGTTATGATTAACAGTTCTTGTTATTTTCCTATTGCACGGAAAATTTTGCTTGAGTGCTGATAATAGCTAGccatttcttttgttcttgtATTCTATAAACAATAAGCCTGTGGACTATAAGACACTAGTGGCACTTGCAACGTGGTCAGCAAGCATGACAAGTGCAGTGGACAAGCCATGTTTTGTGAACTTTATTAGTGAAGGACTTCATTTTGATAAAGTTCTGAAGTCTTTTTTCAAGAACATTGTAGTAGAAATATTTACACCACATATTTCTTGCGTGGCACAATTAATGATGAGTTATTTTATTTCTTAAAATGGGCAGACAGTGTTCATGAAAAAAGTTGCTTCAGGGAATGTGCTAAACTTGCACATAATAAACTTTGAGGTGAGCACAAGTTTCAAGCCATGTACTTGTAAGCTCATGGCTAAATACAGTGGCATTCACAGTGGGTATTAAACGTGGTTGCAATTCCTCACTAAGGATATTTTTGGTATCTCTGCTTGTCCCGGCAGGAATCGTTCGCACATCCAAGATTGTGTGTGTTTCATTCCCGCAGTGCCAGCGATGCAGCAGGCTGCCGGTGGCTCTGGCTTCTTTCTGGTCATGGTAGGGTGGATGTTGCTGGCCATGGCGCTGTACTACTTGCGCCCCAACTCACTGAGGAACCGCGGTGATGGCAAGCCCGACCGACAGGTGGGTGCCGATGATTAGGAAGAACATTTTATGGTAGTCTGGCAGGCTCTGATGGGGCAGGGGCAGGTTGGACATTGTAGAGAGCAAAGACAAGTGCACTGGCCGGTCATTcatttaaccctttccctaccgtgaAAAAAAGAAGATTGTTCCAAATTTATGGTAAAAATTTTTTGGCTAAATTTGGTGAGATTTGTTTTTCTTAATAAAACGGTACCATTATTTCAATTTCTGCGGGGTTCCTTTGTTTCAGTAATTGCGCAAAAAATTTGTTCGGAAATGGCTTCATcgcatggcaatacaatgaaagcGGAGACACATATGGCACAACATAAAGTGCGGCCATCTAGTGTCAAGAAACACAACTGTGACGAGTGTAGTTATGATTGGTTCCATGCGGGACCAGTTTTCGTTGATGACAAGTAAtcgtcatcggtcattttggtacaaaatctcatgacgACCATACTCATCTCTGGGAGGGAAAGGGTTAAACCTTTACAGACTGGTGTTGTCTACAGGCAATGTGCAAGAATATtaatcttttctctctttttttgacaagtttcagttttgttttgaGAGGG harbors:
- the LOC119390110 gene encoding small integral membrane protein 14 gives rise to the protein MDDGFDPCECIFSHDAAMQRLISLLRSSQSACTDSECLQDMPAMQQAAGGSGFFLVMVGWMLLAMALYYLRPNSLRNRGDGKPDRQGPSNEPPSGSVF